DNA sequence from the Oxalobacteraceae sp. CFBP 8761 genome:
TCGATGTTCCCGATGACGTTCGGTCTGGCCTGCTGCGCGGTCGAGATGATGCACGTGGGCGCGGCCCGCTACGACATGGACCGTTTCGGTATCGTGTTCCGTCCGTCGCCACGCCAGTCCGACGTCATGATCGTTGCCGGCACGCTGTGCAACAAGATGGCGCCGGCGCTGCGCAAGGTCTACGACCAGATGGCCGAGCCGCGCTGGGTCATCTCGATGGGCTCCTGTGCCAACGGTGGCGGCTACTACCATTATTCGTATTCCGTCGTCCGTGGCTGCGATCGCATCGTCCCGGTCGATGTCTACGTGCCAGGCTGTCCACCGACCGCCGAAGCTCTGCTGTACGGCATCATGCAGCTCCAGAACAAGATCAAGCGCACCAATACCATCGCGCGCTAAAAACGGACGGCGTACTCCATGACGACAAAACTCGAAACCCTTCAACTCGCCCTGCAGACTGCATTGGGCGAGGGCGCCGCGATCTCGGCGGCGCTGGGTGAAGTCACGGTGGTGGTCAAGGCCGCCGACTACATCCGCTCGATGACGGCCCTGCGCGATACCCCTGCGCTGGCCTTCGAGCAGATGATCGACCTGTGCGGCGTCGACTATTCGGAATATGGCGAAGGCACCTACGAAGGACCGCGCTTTGCGGTCGTCGTGCACCTGCTGTCGCTGACCCACAACTGGCGCGTGCGCGTGCGGGTATTCTGCCCGGACGACGACATGCCGCTGGTCGAATCGATTACCCCGATCTGGCGCGCCGCCAACTGGTTCGAGCGCGAAGCGTTCGATCTGTTCGGCATCCTGTTCGACGGCCACGGCGACCTGCGCCGCATCCTGACCGACTACGGTTTCATCGGCCACCCGTTCCGCAAGGACTTCCCGATCTCGGGCTATGTCGAGATGCGCTACGACCCCGAGCAGAAACGCGTGATCTATCAACCCGTCACGATCGAACCGCGCGAGAACATTCCCCGCGTGATTCGCGAAGAGACTTACGGGACGAAATAATGGCTGAGCTTAAGAACTACACCCTGAACTTTGGTCCGCAGCACCCGGCAGCGCACGGCGTGCTGCGCCTCGTGCTCGAACTCGACGGCGAGGTGATCCAGCGCGCCGACCCGCACATCGGCCTGCTGCACCGCGGCACCGAGAAGCTGGCCGAAACCCGCACCTACCTGCAATCGGTGCCGTACATGGACCGTCTCGACTACGTGTCGATGATGTGCAACGAACACGGCTACGTGCTGGCCATCGAAAAACTGCTCGGTATCCAGGCGCCGATCCGCGCCCAGTACATCCGCACGATGTTCGACGAAGTCACCCGCATCCTGAACCACCTGATGTGGCTCGGCGCGCACGCGCTGGACATCGGCGCCATGGGCCCGTTCCTGTACTGCTTCCGCGACCGCGAAGACTTGTTCGACGTCTACGAAGCCGTGTCGGGCGCGCGCATGCACGCAGCCTACTACCGCCCGGGCGGCGTGTACCGCGACCTGCCGGACACGATGCCACAGCACAAGGCTTCGCCGATCCGCAGCGCCAAGGCCATTGACGCACTGAACGAACACCGCCAGGGCTCCGTGCTCGATTTCCTCGACGCGTTCACGAAGCGCTTCGATGGTTACGTCGACGAATACGAAACCCTGCTGACCGACAACCGTATCTGGAAGCAGCGTACGGTCGGCATCGGTGTCGTGACGCCGGAAGACGCGAAAGCCATGGGTTTCACGGGCGCCATGCTGCGCGGCTCGGGCATCGCCTGGGATCTGCGCAAGACGCAGCCGTATGCAGCGTACGACAAGGTCGAGTTCGACATCCCGGTCGGCACCAACGGCGACTCGTACGACCGCTACCTGGTGCGCGTGGAAGAGATGCGCCAGTCGAACCGCATCATCAAGCAATGCATCACCTGGCTGCGCGCGAATCCGGGCCCGGTCATGATCGACAATAACAAGATTGCGCCGCCGAACCGGATGGACATGAAGTCCAATATGGAATCGCTGATTCACCACTTCAAGCTGTTCACCGAAGGCTTCCACGTCCCCGAGGGCGAGGCGTACGCTGCGGTCGAGCATCCGAAGGGCGAGTTCGGCATCTATATCGTCTCCGACGGCGCCAACAAGCCATACCGCCTGAAAATCCGCACGCCGGACTATGTCCACCTGCAGAGCCTCGACGAAATGGCACGCGGACACATGATCGCTGATGCCGTCGCCATCATCGGTACGCAAGACATCGTGTTCGGCAGTATTGATCGCTAGTCCGAAAGGCAGAGAAGAATATGTTATCCCCGCAGTGCTATCAAAAAATCGATCGGGAGCTGGCCAAGTACCCAGCCGATCAACGCCAGTCGGCCGTGATGGCCTCGCTCGCCCACGCCCAGGTCGAACTGGGCTGGCTGTCGCCAGAGACGATGCAGGAACTCGCCGATTACATCCAGATGCCGGCCATTGCCGTGCAAGAGGTGGCGACTTTCTACAATATGTTCAACGTCAAGCCGGTTGGCCAGCACAAGATCACCGTGTGCACCAACCTGCCATGCGCATTGTCGGGCGGCGAACGCGCAGCCCAGCGCATCAAGGACGCCCTGAACATCGACTTCCGTGACACCACGGCGGACGGCAAGTTCACGCTGATGGAGGGCGAGTGCATGGGCGCCTGCGGCGACGCACCCGTCATGCTGGTGAACAACCACCGCATGTGTTCGTTCATGAGCGACGCCAAGATCGACGCCCTGCTTGAGGAACTGAACAAATGACCAGCCTGCACGATCGTCACATCAAGCCGCTGATCCTGAAGGATCTGAACGGCACCAACTGGCACCTGACCGACTACGTCAACCGTGGTGGTTACTCGGCGCTGCGCCGTATCATCGAAGAAAAGATCACGCCCGAGCAGATCATCGCCGACATGAAGGCGTCGGGCCTGCGCGGCCGCGGCGGCGCCGGTTTCCCGACCGGCCTGAAGTGGAGCTTCATGCCGCGCCAGTTCCCGGGCCAGAAATACCTCGTCTGCAATACCGACGAAGGCGAGCCAGGCACGTTCAAGGACCGCGACATCATTCGCTACAACCCGCATGCGCTGATCGAAGGCATGGCCATCGGCGCCTACGCGATGGGTATCACCGTGGGTTACAACTATATCCACGGCGAGATCTTCGAAGACTACCTGCGCTTTGAAGAAGCGCTGGAAGAAGCGCGCGCCGCGGGCTTTTTGGGCGACAACATCCTGGGCAGCACGTTCTCGTTCCAGCTGCACGCGCACCACGGTTACGGCGCCTACATCTGCGGCGAAGAAACCGCACTGCTCGAGTCGCTCGAAGGCAAGAAGGGCCAGCCGCGCTTCAAGCCGCCGTTCCCGGCCTCGTTCGGCCTGTACGGCAAGCCAACAACGATCAACAACACCGAGACCTTCGCTGCGGTCCCGTTCATCCTGAACATCGGCGCCGAGAACTACATGGCGCTGGGCAAGCCGAACAACGGCGGCACCAAGATCTTCTCGATCTCGGGCGACGTCGAGCGGCCAGGCAACTACGAAGTTCCGCTGGGTACGCCATTTGCGACCCTGATGGAACTGGCCGGTGGCATGCGCGGTGGCAAGAAGATCAAGGCCGTGATTCCAGGCGGTTCGTCGGCGCCAGTCGTGCCGGGCGAACAGATGATGCAAACCGATCTCGACTACGATTCGATCGCCAAGGCCGGCTCGATGCTCGGTTCGGGCGCCGTGATCGTGATGGACGAGACGCGCTGCATGGTCAAGTCGCTGCTGCGCCTGTCGTACTTCTATTACGAAGAATCGTGCGGCCAGTGCACGCCATGCCGCGAAGGCACGGGCTGGATGTACCGCATGGTTCACCGCATCGAGCATGGCCAGGGCCGACCGGACGACATGGATCTTCTGAACAATATCGCTGACAACATCAAGGGCCGCACGATTTGCGCGCTCGGCGATGCGGCAGCGATGCCAGTGCAGGCCATGATCAAGCACTTCCGCGAAGAATTTGAATATCACATTGAGCACAAGCACTGCCTCGTGCCCTCATACCTTTAAACCAGGTCAGGTAACGATCCCATGGTTGAAATTGAATTAGACGGCAAGAAAGTTGAAGTCCCACCGGGTTCGATGGTGATGGACGCCGCAAACAAGCTCGGAACGTACATTCCGCACTTCTGCTATCACAAGAAATTGTCGATCGCTGCGAACTGCCGCATGTGCCTCGTCGAAGTGGAAAAGGCGCCGAAGCCTTTGCCAGCGTGCGCGACCCCGGTCTCGCCGGGCATGATCGTGCGCAGCCACAGCGACAAGGCCGTGCAGGCCCAGAAGTCGGTGATGGAATTTTTGCTCATCAACCATCCGCTCGACTGCCCGATCTGCGATCAGGGCGGCGAATGCCAGTTGCAGGATCTGGCCGTGGGCTATGGCAAGAGCGGTTCGCGCTACGAAGAAGAAAAGCGCGTGGTGGCCCCGAAGGAAGCGGGCCCGCTGATCTCGATGGAAGAGATGTCGCGTTGCATCCAGTGCACCCGTTGCGTGCGTTTCGGCCAGGAAGTGGCCGGCGTCATGGAATTCGGCATGCTGGGCCGCGGCGAGCATTCCGAGATCACGACGTTCGTCGGCAAGACCGTCGACTCGGAAGTCTCGGGCAACATGATCGACCTGTGCCCGGTCGGCGCGCTTACCAGCAAGCCATTCCGTTATTCGGCCCGTCCATGGGAACTGCAGCGCCGCAAGTCGGTCTCGCCGCACGATTCGCTGGGCGCGAACCTGATTGTTCAGGTCAAGGGTGGCCGCGTCATGCGCGTGCTGCCGCTCGAGAATGAAGCGGTCAACGAATGCTGGCTGTCGGACAAAGAGCGTTTCTCGTACGAAGCGCTGAACAACACCGACCGCCTGACCAAGCCGATGATCAAGCAGGGCGGCATGTGGCAGGAAGCCGAGTGGCAGACCGCCCTCGAATACGTCGCCCACGGCTTGCGCAATATCCGTCACGAACACGGCGCCGATGCGATCGCTGCCGTCGCGACTGCGCACTCGACCGTCGAAGAACTGCACCTGCTGAACAAGGCCATGCGTGGCATGGGCTCCGACAACGTCGAGTTCCGCCTGCGCCAGAGCGATTTTTCGCTCGACGGCCAGGTCACGCCATGGCTCGGCATGCCGATCGCCCAGCTGAGCACGCTCAAGCGCGCACTGGTCATCGGTTCGTTCCTGCGCAAGGATCACCCGCTGGTCACGACGCGTCTGCGCGCCGCCACCAAGTCGGGCCTGCGCCTGTCGCTGGTCGCTGGCGCAGACGACGAACTCTTGATGAAGGTCGCGCACAAACTGATCGCCGCGCCGAGCGACTGGCTCGTCGCACTGTCGGAAATCGTCGTTGCCATCGCTGCCGACAAGGGCATCGCGGCGCCAGCCGGTTTCGAACAAATCGAAGCATCGGACATCGCCAAAGCCATCGCCGCGTCGCTGGTCGTCGTTGGCGACGTTGAACTGCCAGGCGCGATCCTGCTGGGCAACGCTGCTGCACAACATCCGCAAGCATCGAAAATCCACGCCGCCGCGCAGTGGATCGCCGAGCAGACCGGTTGCTCGTTCGGTTACCTGGTCGAGTCGGCCAACACGATCGGCGGCCACCTGGTGGGCGCCACGTCGGGCAAGAACGAAGCACCGTTCGCCACGCCGAAAAAAGCCTATGTGCTGCTGAACGCCGAGCCGCAACTGGACGCTGCCAATCCGCAGCAAGCCAGTGCCGCTCTGGCCGGCGCCGAGATGGTCGTCGTCATGTCGGCCTTCAAGCATGGCTTGGACTACGCCGACGTGCTGCTGCCAATCGCGCCGTTCTCGGAAACTTCGGGCACGTTCGTCAATTGCGAAGGCCGCGCACAGAGCTTCAACGGCACCGTGCGTCCGCTGGGTGACACGCGTCCAGCCTGGAAAGTGCTGCGCGTGCTGGGTAACCTGCTGGGCCTGCAGGGCTTCGACTACGACACGTCGGAATCGATCCGCGACGAGCTGTTCGGCAAGGGTGTTACCGATCTGTCGGGCAAGCTGAACAACAAAGCCACGCTGGCACCGACCGTTGGCGCCTATGCGCCAGCGGGCCAGCTCGAGCGCGTGACCGACGTGCCGGTGTACTTCACCGATGCGCTGGCACGCCGCGCCGAACCGCTGCAGCGCACCGCGGATGCGAACGCGCCGCTGGTCACGCTTTCGAAAGCGGTGGCTGAATCGATCGGCGTCAAGGCCGGCGACAGCGTCACCGTCACGCAAGGCAGCGGTTCGGCCGTGCTGGTGGCCGATGTCGACGCCACGCTGCCATCGAACGCAGTGCGGGTCGCCGCGGGCCATCCGGCCGTGGCAGGCCTGGGCGCCATGTTCGGTTCCATCCAAGTTGCAAAAGCAGGGGAGAGCAAGTAATGGCCGCGCCCGGTTACATTGATTCATTCAACGCCGGCGGTGCAGACCTGCTCGGCCCGGTCTGGCCGATTGTCTGGACCCTGATCAAGATCATCGCGGTGCTGGCGCCGCTGATGATCGCGATCGCCTACGCCACGCTGTGGGAACGCAAGTTCATCGGCTGGATCCAGATCCGCGTGGGTCCAAACCGCGTCGGTCCTGGCGGCCTGCTGCAGCCAATGGCCGACGGCCTGAAGCTCCTGATCAAAGAGATCGTGATCCCGGCCAAGGCGAGCAAGAGCCTGTTCGTGATCGGTCCGGTCATGACGATCATGCCCGCACTGGCTGCCTGGTCGGTCATTCCATTCGGTCCGCAATTTGCGCTGGCCAACGTGAACGCCGGCGTGCTGCTGCTGATGGCGATCACCTCGGTCGAGGTCTACGGCATCATCATCGCCGGCTGGGCGTCGAACTCGAAGTACTCGTTCATGGGCGCCATGCGCGCATCGGCCCAGATGATCTCGTACGAAATCCCGATGGGCTTCGTGCTGGTGGTCGTGCTGATGGTCACGGGCAGCCTGAACCTGTCGGACATCGTCGCCGGTCAGCAGATGGGCACGTTCGCCGGCTGGGGTGTCAACTTCCTGTCGTGGAACTGGCTGCCGCTGTTCCCGCTGTTCATCATCTATCTGGTGTCGGGCCTGGCCGAGTGCGGCCGTCACCCGTTCGACGTGATCGAAGGTGAATCCGAGATCGTTGCCGGTCACATGGTCGAGTACTCGGGCATGTCGTACGCGATGTTCATGCTGGCCGAATACGGCAACATGATCCTGATCGCCTGCCTGGCGTCACTGTTCTTCCTCGGCGGCTGGTCGGCACCATTCAGCTTCCTCGAAGTGGGCGGCACCCTGGGCGGCTTCATCGGCTTCTTCTGGCTGTTCCTGAAAACGTTCTGCCTGGTTACGTTCTTCATCTGGGTGCGCGGTACGTTCCCACGTTACCGTTACGACCAGATCATGCGTCTGGGCTGGAAAGTGTTCATTCCGATCACGCTGATCTGGCTGGTGTTCATCGCCGCCTGGATGCAGACGTCGTGGAATATTTGGAAGTAAGGGGACGCACATGTCACGTATGAAAGAAATCCTCGGCAGCCTGATGCTGACCGAGTTGATCAAGGGCCTGGCCCTGACCGGCCGCTACGCTCTGTCGCGCTCGATCACGGTCCAGTACCCGGAAGAAAAGACCCCGATGTCGAACCGCTTCCGCGGTCTGCATGCGCTGCGTCGCTACCCCAACGGGGAAGAGCGCTGCATCGCCTGCAAACTGTGCGAAGCAGTCTGCCCGGCCATGGCGATCACGATCGAGTCGACCCAGCGCGAAGACGGCACCCGCCGCACCTCGCGCTACGACATCGACCTGACCAAGTGCATCTTCTGCGGCTTCTGCGAAGAATCGTGCCCGGTCGATTCGATCGTCGAAACGCACGTGCTGGAATATCACGGCGAAAAACGCGGCGACCTCTATTACACCAAAGAGATGCTGCTGGCCGTGGGTGACCGCTACGAAACCGAGATTGCCGCTGCCCGCGAGGCGGACGCCAAGTTCCGCTAAGTGTTAATTACAAGAGGCTCCTGGGTTAGTCATGACATTTACTGATATTTTGTTCTACGTGTTCGCGGCCGTGATGGTGCTGGCAGGCCTGCGCGTCATTACCGCCAAGAACCCGGTTCACGCCGCGCTGTTCCTGGTGCTGGCTTTCTTTAACGCCGCCGGTATCTGGCTGCTGCTGAAGGCCGAATTCCTCGCCATCGTGCTGGTGCTGGTCTATGTCGGCGCCGTCATGGTGCTGTTCCTGTTCGTCGTCATGATGCTCGATATTAATATCGACCGCATGCGCGAAGGTTTCTGGGGCTTCCTGCCACTGGCCGCCGGCGTCGGCGCCCTGATCGTGCTCGAAATGGGCGCGGTGCTGTGGCACGGCTACAGCAACTTCCAGCAAACCCCGGAAGCGGCTGCCCTGAACATTGGCGGCACCAAGGAACTGGGCCTGCAGATCTACACCCGCTATATCTACGGCTTTGAAATTGCCGCCGTGGTGCTGCTGGTGGCGATCATCGCTGCTGTCGCCCTGACGCTGCGCCGCCGCAAGGACAGCAAGGCCATCGATCCAGCCGACGCCGTGCGTGTGAAACGCAACGACCGCCTGAAGATCATCAAGGTCGCGACCGTGAACCAGCCGGCGATCGATGCCGCGAACGTGGCCAAGGCCGCTGCAGCCGCTGCTGCTGCCGCGCCAGCTGCTGCCGAACCGAAGGAAAGCAAATGACCGTCTCCCTCGCACACTATCTGATCCTGGGCGCGATCCTGTTCGCGATCTCGGTGGTCGGTATCTTCCTGAACCGGAAGAACATCATCATCTTGCTGATGGCCATCGAATTGATGCTGCTGGCGGTGAACCTGAACTTCATCGCGTTTTCCCACTACCTGGGCGACGCGGCGGGGCAGATCTTCGTGTTCTTCATTTTGACCGTCGCGGCCGCCGAAAGTGCAATCGGCCTGGCGATCCTGGTGGTCCTGTTCCGCAATCTGGACACGATCAACGTGGAAGACCTCGACAGCCTCAAGGGCTGATCGGTCTCGCTCGATAACTTATAACGAATAAGGTTCAACATGGCGGGGCAAATTTCAACCTCACTCTTACTGGCAGTGCCACTGGCACCGCTCGCAGGCTCGGCAATTGCCGGTCTGCTGGGTACCAAGTTCCTGGGCAATGTCGTCGGCCGCAAGGTGTCGCATACCGCGACCATCCTCGGCGTGGCGATCGCGCTGGTCATCTCGGTCATGACCCTGATGGCCGCGCTCGACGGCTTCACGCTCAACCAGGACCTGTACACCTGGATGACCGTCGGCACGCTCAAGCTGGCCGTCGGCTTCCAGATCGACACCCTGACCGCGATGATGATGTGCGTCGTCACGTCGGTGTCGCTGATGGTGCACATCTACACGATCGGCTACATGGCCGAGGATGACGGCTACAACCGCTTCTTCTCGTACATCTCGTTGTTCACGTTCGCCATGCTGATGCTGGTCATGTCCAACAACTTCCTGCAGCTGTTCTTTGGCTGGGAAGCAGTGGGCCTGGTCTCGTACCTGCTGATCGGCTTCTGGTACACGCGTCCAACGGCGATCTTCGCCAACATGAAGGCGTTCCTGGTCAACCGCGTCGGCGACTTCGGCTTCATCCTCGGTATCGGCCTGATCCTGGCCGCTGCCGGCACGATGAACTACGCCGAAGTGTTCGCCCAGGCCGACCAACTGGCCCTGATGACGGTGCCGGGCACCGACTGGCCGCTGCTGACCGCCGCCTGTATCTGCCTGTTCATCGGCGCGATGGGCAAGTCGGCGCAGTTCCCGCTGCACGTCTGGCTGCCTGACTCGATGGAAGGCCCGACCCCGATCTCGGCACTGATCCACGCTGCGACGATGGTTACCGCCGGCATCTTCATGGTGTCGCGCATGTCGCCGCTGTTCGAGCTGTCCGATGGCGCGCTGTCGTTCATCATCGTCATCGGTTCGATCACCGCGCTGTTCATGGGCTTCCTGGGCATCATTCAAAATGACATCAAGCGCGTTGTCGCTTATTCCACCCTTTCTCAGCTGGGTTACATGACCGTTGCTTTGGGCGTGTCGGCCTACTCGGTCGCCGCATTCCACCTGATGACGCACGCGTTCTTCAAGGCGCTGCTGTTCCTTGGCGCCGGCTCGGTCATCATGGGCATGCACCACGACCAGGACATGCGCAATATGGGCGGCCTGCGCAAGTACATGCCGATCACCTGGATCACTTCGCTGATCGGTTCGCTGGCCCTGATCGGTACGCCGTTCTTCTCGGGCTTCTACTCGAAGGATTCGATCATCGAAGCAGTGCACGCGAGTAATCTGCCAGGTACCGGCTTCGCGAACTTTGCGGTGCTGGCCGGTGTGTTCGTCACGGCGTTCTACTCGTTCCGCATGTACTTCCTCGTGTTCCATGGCGACGAGCGTTTCGGCAAAGCCCATGCGCATGATCATCATGACGATCACGCGCATCACAAGGCCGCTGCCAACGATCATTCGGATCCGCATGCACTGCACGATTCCGGTTCGCACCACGAAGAAGACGCGCACGACGACCATGGCCACCACGGCCTGGCCCCGGGCCAGAAGCCACACGAGTCCCCATGGGTCGTGACGGTGCCGCTGGTCCTGCTGGCAATCCCGTCGATGCTGATCGGTTTCTTCACGATCCAGCCGATGCTGCATGGCACGTTCTTCGATGGCGTCATCACCGTGAACCCGAACCACCCGGCCATGGCCGAGCTTGGCGAGATGTTCCACGGCGCAGCCGCGATGGCCCTGCACGGTCTGCAGACCGCACCGTTCTGGCTGGCACTGGCTGGCGTCGTTGCCGCCTACTACTGCTACATGATCAACCCACGCGTGCCGGCCTGGTTCTATGCCAAGTTCAAGCCGCTGCACACCCTGCTGGACAACAAGTACTACATGGATGCGTTCAACCAGAAAGTCTTCGCCGGCGGTTCGCTGCTGCTGGGCGGCGGCCTGTGGAAAGTGGGCGACCGCGGCCTGATCGACGGCCTGGTCGTCAACGGCAGCGCCAAGGCAGTCGGCTGGTTCTCGACCATCACCCGTAAAGCACAGACCGGTTACATCTACCACTATGCGTTCGTGATGATCGTTGGCGTGCTGGCGGCCATGCTGTACTTCTTCCCGTTCTGGCGCGGTTAATCACAGGCAGAGATAACGAAAAATGATGCAGTCTACAATTTCAACATTTCCACCGTACCTGAGCCTGGCCATCTGGCTCCCGATCCTGTTCGGCGTGCTGGTCCTGGCCGTCGGCCGCGACAAGAATGCCGGCATGGTACGCATGCTCTCGCTCGTGGGCGCCATCGTCAGCCTGTTGCCGACGATTCCCCTGATCACGAACTTCGACAACGCTGCGCACGGCATGCAGTTCTTCGAACAAGCGGCCTGGATCGATCGCTTCAACATCTTCTACCGCCTGGGTGTCGATGGTCTGTCGCTGTGGTTCGTGCCGCTGACCGCCTTCATCACGATCATCGTCGTGCTGGCGGCCTGGGAAGTGATCCAGGAACGTGTCGCCCAGTACATGGGTTCGTTCCTGATCCTGTCGGGTCTGATGATCGGCGTGTTCTGCGCGCTGGACGGCCTGCTGTTCTACTTCTTCTTCGAAGCGACGCTGATCCCGATGTTCATCATCATCGGCGTGTTCGGCGGCCCGAATCGCGTGTACGCGGCGTTCAAGTTCTTCCTGTACACCTTCTTCGGCTCGCTGCTGACGTTGGTCGCGATCATCTACCTGTACAACGCGTCGGGCACGTTCAACATCCTCGACTGGCACCTGCTGCCATTGACGATGAAAGAGCAGATCCTGATCTTCTGCGCGTTCTTCATGGCATTTGCCGTCAAGGTGCCGATGTGGCCAGTGCACACCTGGCTGCCGGATGCCCACGTCGAAGCGCCAACCGGCGGCTCGGTCGTGCTGGCTGCGATCATGCTGAAGCTCGGCGCATATGGTTTTCTCCGCTTCTCGCTGCCGATCACCCCGGACGCGAGCCAGTACCTGGCGCCGGTCGTCATCGTGCTGTCGCTGATCGCCGTGATCTACATCGGTCTGGTTGCGCTGGTCCAGAAGGACATGAAGAAACTGGTGGCGTACTCGTCGATTGCCCACATGGGCTTCGTCACGCTGGGCTTCTTCATGTTCAACGACCTGGGCGTGCAGGGCGGCCTGATGCAGGCGATCTCGCACGGCTTCGTGTCGGGCGCGATGTTCCTGTGTATCGGCGTGCTGTACGACCGTGTCCACTCGCGTGAAATCGCTGCCTACGGCGGTGTCGTCAACACGATGCCGAAGTTCGCTGCCTTCGCCGTGCTGTTCTCGATGGCCAATGCCGGCCTGCCGGCGACGTCGGGCTTCATCGGCGAGTTCATGGTCATCCTGGGCGCGGTCGAGTTCAACTTCTGGACCGGTCTTGCTTCGGGCACCGCGCTGATCCTGGGCGCCGCCTACTCGCTGTGGATGGTCAAGCGCGTCATCTTTGGCCCGGTCGCCAACAAGCATGTTGCCGAGCTGGTCGACCTGAACGGCCGCGAGTTCGCCATCCTGTCGGTGCTGGCCATCGCCACCCTGGCCATGGGCCTGTACCCTGCGCCGATCGCCGAGACCCTGCAGGTGTCGGTCACCGATCTCCTGCAACATGTCGCAGTCAGCAAAGTGCCTCAATAAAACGCCATGAACGAGATGAACACAACCCTGTTATCGGCGGTCGACACCAATCTGGTGCCGGTCTACGCCGAGATCTTCCTCCTGATCGCCACCTCGGCGATCCTGCTGATCGACATGTACCTGAAGGCCGGCAAGCGCAACCTGACGTATGCGCTGTCGCTGCTGGCAATCGCCGGTTGCGCCGTGTTCTCCTTCGTCGATTTCAATGCCGGCACGACCGTCTTCACCTTCAACGGGATGTACGTGTCCGACCCGATGTCGAATCTGCTCAAGCTGTTCACCTATGCAGCCACGGCCATGACCCTGGTCTACTCGCGCCAGTACATCGGCGAGCGCGACATGATGTCGGGCAACCTGGGCGGCGAGTTCTACGTGCTCGCGCTGTTCGCGATGCTGGGCCAGATGATCATGATCTCCGGTAACAGCATGCTGTCGATCTACCTGGGCCTCGAACTGATGTCGCTGTCGACCTACGCTCTCGTGGCCCTGCGCCGCGATCACGCGATCTCGACCGAAGCGGCGATGAAGTACTTCGTCCTCGGCGCACTGGCATCGGGCTTCCTGCTGTACGGCATGTCGATGATCTACGGTGCCACCGGTTCGCTGGACATCACCACGATCGGGCAGGTCACGAGCGCCAACGAGGCGGATCCGATGATCCTGGTCTTCGGCCTGGTGTTCCTGGTGGCTGGCCTGGCGTTCAAGCTCGGTGTCGTGCCATTCCACATGTGGGTACCGGACGTGGTGCAGGGCGCCCCGACGGCTGTCACGATCCTGCTGGGCGGCGCGCCGAAGCTGG
Encoded proteins:
- the nuoH gene encoding NADH-quinone oxidoreductase subunit NuoH → MAAPGYIDSFNAGGADLLGPVWPIVWTLIKIIAVLAPLMIAIAYATLWERKFIGWIQIRVGPNRVGPGGLLQPMADGLKLLIKEIVIPAKASKSLFVIGPVMTIMPALAAWSVIPFGPQFALANVNAGVLLLMAITSVEVYGIIIAGWASNSKYSFMGAMRASAQMISYEIPMGFVLVVVLMVTGSLNLSDIVAGQQMGTFAGWGVNFLSWNWLPLFPLFIIYLVSGLAECGRHPFDVIEGESEIVAGHMVEYSGMSYAMFMLAEYGNMILIACLASLFFLGGWSAPFSFLEVGGTLGGFIGFFWLFLKTFCLVTFFIWVRGTFPRYRYDQIMRLGWKVFIPITLIWLVFIAAWMQTSWNIWK
- the nuoI gene encoding NADH-quinone oxidoreductase subunit NuoI, translating into MSRMKEILGSLMLTELIKGLALTGRYALSRSITVQYPEEKTPMSNRFRGLHALRRYPNGEERCIACKLCEAVCPAMAITIESTQREDGTRRTSRYDIDLTKCIFCGFCEESCPVDSIVETHVLEYHGEKRGDLYYTKEMLLAVGDRYETEIAAAREADAKFR
- a CDS encoding NADH-quinone oxidoreductase subunit J codes for the protein MTFTDILFYVFAAVMVLAGLRVITAKNPVHAALFLVLAFFNAAGIWLLLKAEFLAIVLVLVYVGAVMVLFLFVVMMLDINIDRMREGFWGFLPLAAGVGALIVLEMGAVLWHGYSNFQQTPEAAALNIGGTKELGLQIYTRYIYGFEIAAVVLLVAIIAAVALTLRRRKDSKAIDPADAVRVKRNDRLKIIKVATVNQPAIDAANVAKAAAAAAAAAPAAAEPKESK
- the nuoK gene encoding NADH-quinone oxidoreductase subunit NuoK, with the protein product MTVSLAHYLILGAILFAISVVGIFLNRKNIIILLMAIELMLLAVNLNFIAFSHYLGDAAGQIFVFFILTVAAAESAIGLAILVVLFRNLDTINVEDLDSLKG
- the nuoL gene encoding NADH-quinone oxidoreductase subunit L produces the protein MAGQISTSLLLAVPLAPLAGSAIAGLLGTKFLGNVVGRKVSHTATILGVAIALVISVMTLMAALDGFTLNQDLYTWMTVGTLKLAVGFQIDTLTAMMMCVVTSVSLMVHIYTIGYMAEDDGYNRFFSYISLFTFAMLMLVMSNNFLQLFFGWEAVGLVSYLLIGFWYTRPTAIFANMKAFLVNRVGDFGFILGIGLILAAAGTMNYAEVFAQADQLALMTVPGTDWPLLTAACICLFIGAMGKSAQFPLHVWLPDSMEGPTPISALIHAATMVTAGIFMVSRMSPLFELSDGALSFIIVIGSITALFMGFLGIIQNDIKRVVAYSTLSQLGYMTVALGVSAYSVAAFHLMTHAFFKALLFLGAGSVIMGMHHDQDMRNMGGLRKYMPITWITSLIGSLALIGTPFFSGFYSKDSIIEAVHASNLPGTGFANFAVLAGVFVTAFYSFRMYFLVFHGDERFGKAHAHDHHDDHAHHKAAANDHSDPHALHDSGSHHEEDAHDDHGHHGLAPGQKPHESPWVVTVPLVLLAIPSMLIGFFTIQPMLHGTFFDGVITVNPNHPAMAELGEMFHGAAAMALHGLQTAPFWLALAGVVAAYYCYMINPRVPAWFYAKFKPLHTLLDNKYYMDAFNQKVFAGGSLLLGGGLWKVGDRGLIDGLVVNGSAKAVGWFSTITRKAQTGYIYHYAFVMIVGVLAAMLYFFPFWRG
- a CDS encoding NADH-quinone oxidoreductase subunit M; protein product: MMQSTISTFPPYLSLAIWLPILFGVLVLAVGRDKNAGMVRMLSLVGAIVSLLPTIPLITNFDNAAHGMQFFEQAAWIDRFNIFYRLGVDGLSLWFVPLTAFITIIVVLAAWEVIQERVAQYMGSFLILSGLMIGVFCALDGLLFYFFFEATLIPMFIIIGVFGGPNRVYAAFKFFLYTFFGSLLTLVAIIYLYNASGTFNILDWHLLPLTMKEQILIFCAFFMAFAVKVPMWPVHTWLPDAHVEAPTGGSVVLAAIMLKLGAYGFLRFSLPITPDASQYLAPVVIVLSLIAVIYIGLVALVQKDMKKLVAYSSIAHMGFVTLGFFMFNDLGVQGGLMQAISHGFVSGAMFLCIGVLYDRVHSREIAAYGGVVNTMPKFAAFAVLFSMANAGLPATSGFIGEFMVILGAVEFNFWTGLASGTALILGAAYSLWMVKRVIFGPVANKHVAELVDLNGREFAILSVLAIATLAMGLYPAPIAETLQVSVTDLLQHVAVSKVPQ